From the Aquitalea magnusonii genome, one window contains:
- a CDS encoding CoA-acylating methylmalonate-semialdehyde dehydrogenase: protein MLQIPHFINGQRTAGVAQRYSAVFNPALGRPQAEVALAEPQDVAAAVAAAHAAFPAWAALSPLKRSRILFRFKSILEERQRELAAVISSEHGKVESDAQGEVQRGLEVVEFACGIPQLLKGEYTEQVATGVDAWTMRQPLGVVAGITPFNFPAMVPMWMFPVALACGNTFILKPSERDPSAAVLIAEWLQEAGLPDGVFNVLQGDKLAVDGLLTHPDVAAVSFVGSTPIARYIYETGAAHGKRVQALGGAKNHMVVLPDADLDMTIEALMGAAYGSAGERCMAISVAVAVGEVADTLVARLAERTRQLRINVGTDPKAEMGPLVTRQHLDKVSGYIAQGVAEGARLVVDGRGLVVPGCEEGFFIGGTLFDHVTPEMTIYQEEIFGPVLAVVRVDSLEAAVKLINQHAYGNGTAIFTRNGGAAREFAHRIQVGMVGINVPIPVPMAFHSFGGWKASLFGDHHMHGPEGVRFYTRMKAITSRWPAGQVQSAEFAMPTLG from the coding sequence ATGTTGCAGATTCCGCATTTCATCAATGGCCAGCGTACTGCTGGTGTGGCACAACGTTACAGTGCCGTGTTCAACCCGGCATTGGGACGTCCGCAGGCCGAAGTGGCCCTGGCCGAGCCGCAGGATGTGGCCGCCGCCGTGGCCGCCGCCCATGCGGCCTTTCCGGCCTGGGCGGCACTGTCTCCGCTCAAGCGCTCGCGCATCCTGTTCCGCTTCAAAAGCATTCTGGAGGAACGCCAGCGCGAACTGGCAGCGGTGATTTCCAGCGAGCATGGCAAGGTGGAGTCCGACGCTCAGGGCGAAGTGCAGCGCGGGCTGGAAGTGGTGGAGTTTGCCTGCGGCATTCCGCAGTTGCTCAAGGGCGAATACACCGAGCAGGTGGCCACCGGCGTGGATGCCTGGACCATGCGCCAGCCGCTGGGCGTAGTGGCCGGCATCACACCGTTCAACTTCCCGGCCATGGTGCCGATGTGGATGTTCCCGGTGGCGCTGGCCTGCGGTAATACCTTCATCCTCAAGCCTTCCGAGCGCGATCCGTCCGCTGCTGTCTTGATTGCCGAATGGCTGCAGGAAGCCGGGCTGCCGGATGGCGTGTTCAATGTGCTGCAAGGCGACAAGCTGGCGGTAGATGGCCTGCTTACCCATCCAGACGTGGCCGCGGTCAGCTTTGTCGGCTCCACCCCGATTGCCCGCTATATCTATGAAACCGGTGCCGCACACGGCAAGCGGGTGCAAGCGCTGGGCGGGGCCAAGAACCATATGGTGGTGCTGCCGGATGCCGACCTGGACATGACCATCGAAGCGCTGATGGGTGCGGCCTATGGTTCGGCTGGCGAGCGTTGCATGGCCATCTCCGTGGCCGTGGCCGTGGGTGAGGTGGCTGACACGCTGGTGGCGCGGCTGGCCGAGCGTACCCGCCAGTTGCGCATCAATGTCGGAACCGACCCCAAGGCCGAAATGGGTCCGCTGGTAACGCGCCAGCATCTGGACAAGGTGAGCGGCTATATCGCGCAAGGGGTGGCCGAAGGCGCCAGACTGGTGGTGGATGGCCGTGGCCTGGTGGTGCCAGGCTGCGAGGAAGGCTTCTTCATCGGCGGCACGCTGTTCGATCACGTCACCCCGGAGATGACCATCTATCAGGAAGAAATCTTCGGCCCGGTGCTGGCCGTGGTGCGGGTGGACAGTCTGGAGGCGGCAGTAAAGCTGATCAACCAGCACGCCTATGGCAATGGCACGGCCATCTTTACCCGCAATGGCGGCGCGGCGCGGGAGTTTGCCCATCGCATTCAGGTGGGCATGGTGGGCATCAATGTGCCGATTCCGGTGCCCATGGCCTTCCACAGCTTTGGCGGCTGGAAAGCCTCGCTGTTTGGCGACCATCACATGCACGGCCCGGAAGGTGTGCGTTTTTACACCCGCATGAAGGCCATTACCAGCCGCTGGCCGGCCGGGCAGGTGCAGAGCGCAGAATTTGCCATGCCAACCCTGGGTTGA
- a CDS encoding SPOR domain-containing protein produces the protein MTEQNQGQHPGTEPDEKDLNSKLKKRLAIAGGLVAVALAAIPVLDGMKKPKVDMTASTPAGSSGKIVNPTSAPAAEVPAAEPTSASTPVAEASAPVTDAGSSPSPAAPLAAPPQTPDISKTPAVASAKPVTAPLAHPPAGKAAGKPPTSTTSNTPNPAPPAMTNTAAPHTAASKPAPSASPVPSVVVSNAETTALPQSAPLSKAKPEGSSLGYKLQLGLFSSTGNAEKLVKELKAKGIEAHTETRVQLGPFKSRAEADEAMAKLRSLGYTALLAPAGQ, from the coding sequence ATGACAGAACAAAACCAAGGGCAGCACCCCGGCACGGAGCCGGATGAAAAAGACCTCAACAGCAAGCTGAAAAAGCGGCTGGCGATTGCCGGCGGCCTGGTGGCCGTGGCGCTGGCGGCAATTCCGGTATTGGATGGCATGAAAAAGCCCAAAGTGGACATGACAGCCAGCACACCAGCAGGCAGTTCGGGCAAGATCGTCAACCCCACCTCAGCCCCGGCAGCAGAAGTACCGGCTGCCGAACCCACCAGCGCCAGTACCCCCGTGGCCGAAGCCAGCGCACCCGTAACGGATGCGGGCAGCTCGCCCTCGCCCGCAGCACCACTTGCTGCGCCCCCGCAGACTCCGGATATCAGCAAAACCCCGGCGGTGGCCAGTGCCAAACCGGTGACAGCACCGCTGGCGCACCCGCCTGCCGGCAAAGCTGCCGGCAAGCCCCCCACCAGCACCACCAGCAACACACCCAATCCGGCCCCGCCAGCGATGACCAACACCGCTGCACCGCACACAGCGGCCAGCAAGCCTGCACCATCTGCCAGCCCCGTGCCATCGGTGGTGGTGAGTAATGCAGAAACCACCGCCCTGCCCCAGAGCGCGCCACTGAGCAAGGCCAAGCCGGAAGGCAGCTCGCTGGGCTACAAGTTGCAGTTGGGCTTGTTTTCCAGCACGGGCAATGCTGAAAAACTGGTGAAGGAGCTAAAGGCCAAGGGTATCGAGGCGCATACCGAAACCCGTGTGCAACTGGGACCATTCAAAAGTCGCGCCGAGGCGGACGAGGCCATGGCCAAGCTGCGCAGCCTGGGCTACACCGCACTGCTGGCTCCCGCCGGTCAGTAA
- the ndk gene encoding nucleoside-diphosphate kinase, whose amino-acid sequence MAIERTLSIVKPDAVAKNVIGKIYDRFESAGLKIVAAKLKQLSRAEAEGFYAVHKERPFFKDLVDFMVSGPVMIQALEGENAIAKNRELMGATDPKKADAGTIRADFAESIDANAVHGSDSAENAAIEVAYFFAASEIYSR is encoded by the coding sequence ATGGCAATTGAACGTACCCTGTCCATCGTTAAGCCGGATGCCGTCGCCAAGAACGTGATTGGCAAGATCTACGACCGTTTCGAATCCGCCGGTCTGAAAATTGTAGCCGCCAAGCTCAAGCAACTGTCCCGTGCAGAAGCCGAAGGCTTCTACGCCGTACACAAAGAACGTCCTTTCTTCAAGGATCTGGTTGACTTCATGGTTTCCGGCCCGGTGATGATCCAGGCTCTGGAAGGTGAAAACGCCATCGCCAAGAACCGCGAACTGATGGGCGCCACCGACCCGAAAAAAGCTGACGCCGGCACCATCCGCGCTGACTTCGCCGAGTCGATCGACGCTAACGCCGTACACGGCTCCGACAGCGCTGAAAACGCTGCCATCGAAGTGGCTTACTTCTTTGCCGCTTCCGAGATCTACTCCCGTTAA
- the rlmN gene encoding 23S rRNA (adenine(2503)-C(2))-methyltransferase RlmN: MKTNLLDFNLDQLTEHFAAMGEKPFRAKQVMRWMHQMGEDDFDAMTDLAKSLRAKLHERAEVRVPSLMTGQASSDGTRKWLLDVGTGNGVETVFIPEDDRGTLCVSSQVGCALECTFCSTGRQGFNRNLSTAEIIGQLWWANKAMGVTPKNERVISNVVMMGMGEPLANFDNVVSALQIMLDDHGYGLSRRRVTLSTSGLVPQMDRLREACPVALAVSLHAPNDAIRDEIVPINKKYPLKELMAACQRYLEKAPRDFITFEYVMLDGINDRPEHARQLLELVRDVPCKFNLIPFNPFPNSGYDRSSNNAIRIFREMLQEQGYVVTVRKTRGDDIDAACGQLAGQVMDKTRRQVKWMQIAQENQE; the protein is encoded by the coding sequence ATGAAAACCAACCTGCTCGACTTCAATCTGGACCAGTTGACCGAACACTTTGCCGCCATGGGAGAAAAACCCTTCCGTGCCAAGCAGGTGATGCGCTGGATGCACCAGATGGGCGAAGACGATTTCGACGCGATGACCGACCTGGCCAAGAGCCTGCGTGCCAAGCTGCACGAGCGTGCCGAGGTGCGCGTACCGTCGCTGATGACCGGGCAGGCGTCCAGTGATGGTACCCGCAAGTGGCTGCTTGACGTCGGCACCGGCAACGGTGTGGAAACCGTGTTCATTCCGGAAGACGACCGCGGCACCTTGTGCGTGTCATCCCAGGTGGGTTGTGCGCTGGAGTGTACCTTCTGCTCCACCGGCCGCCAGGGTTTCAACCGCAATCTCTCCACCGCCGAGATCATCGGCCAGTTGTGGTGGGCCAACAAGGCCATGGGCGTGACGCCCAAGAACGAACGCGTCATCTCCAATGTGGTGATGATGGGCATGGGCGAGCCACTGGCCAACTTCGACAATGTGGTCAGCGCGCTGCAAATCATGCTGGACGACCACGGCTACGGCCTCAGCCGCCGCCGTGTGACGCTGTCCACCTCCGGCCTGGTGCCGCAGATGGACCGCCTGCGCGAAGCCTGTCCGGTGGCGCTGGCCGTCAGCCTGCACGCCCCCAACGATGCGATTCGCGATGAAATCGTCCCCATCAACAAGAAATATCCGCTCAAGGAGCTGATGGCAGCCTGCCAGCGTTATCTGGAAAAGGCCCCGCGCGATTTCATCACCTTTGAATATGTGATGCTGGACGGCATCAACGACCGGCCGGAACATGCGCGCCAACTGCTGGAACTGGTGCGCGATGTACCGTGCAAGTTCAACCTGATACCGTTCAATCCCTTCCCCAATTCGGGGTACGATCGCTCCAGCAATAATGCAATCCGTATTTTCCGGGAAATGTTGCAGGAGCAAGGCTACGTGGTTACCGTAAGGAAAACCCGCGGCGACGATATCGATGCCGCCTGTGGGCAGTTGGCGGGACAGGTGATGGACAAGACCCGCCGTCAGGTCAAATGGATGCAGATCGCGCAGGAGAATCAAGAATGA
- the pilW gene encoding type IV pilus biogenesis/stability protein PilW, producing the protein MIKWRVWMAVSLLAYSCVAFAAPANRKLAEIRSQLAVEYASLGNLPVALESANDAVNADDGFVGAYLTRAYIFTLMQLDADAEKNFLKALQVDPNSPEANNNYGQFLCEHDRPRQAMDYLAKAIANPLYQTPQTAYLNMGRCSVKLGETTQANDYLLTALRLSADYPPALRELAALHLELGNAKLASFYFSRLLKIVGNTPPGADVLWLGVQIARKGGDRAHEAEYSALLKNKYPDSKETQMLLSGS; encoded by the coding sequence ATGATCAAGTGGCGAGTGTGGATGGCAGTGAGCCTGTTGGCGTATTCCTGTGTCGCATTCGCCGCTCCGGCCAACCGGAAACTGGCGGAAATCCGCAGCCAGTTGGCCGTCGAATATGCTTCCCTCGGCAATTTGCCGGTGGCGCTGGAGTCGGCCAACGATGCCGTCAATGCCGATGACGGCTTTGTCGGTGCCTACCTTACCCGTGCCTACATCTTCACGCTGATGCAGTTGGATGCCGATGCCGAGAAGAACTTTCTGAAGGCTTTGCAGGTCGACCCAAACAGTCCAGAAGCCAATAACAACTATGGCCAGTTTCTGTGCGAACATGATCGCCCGCGGCAGGCCATGGATTATCTGGCCAAGGCAATCGCCAATCCGCTGTATCAAACCCCGCAAACGGCCTATCTGAACATGGGCCGTTGCAGTGTAAAACTGGGTGAAACCACCCAGGCCAATGATTACCTGTTGACCGCATTGCGGCTGTCTGCGGACTATCCGCCCGCACTGCGGGAGCTGGCGGCCTTGCATCTGGAGCTGGGCAATGCCAAGCTGGCATCCTTTTATTTTTCCCGCTTGCTGAAAATTGTCGGGAATACCCCGCCCGGTGCCGATGTGCTGTGGCTGGGGGTGCAAATTGCCAGAAAAGGGGGAGACCGGGCGCATGAGGCGGAATATTCGGCCCTGCTGAAAAACAAATACCCGGACTCCAAGGAAACTCAAATGCTGTTGAGTGGAAGCTGA
- a CDS encoding RodZ domain-containing protein → MEQEANDQPAGFEVGAALKAARERAGMSLGEVADRLKLSIRQLEAIEHDDFQQLPGATFVRGFVRNYARFLRVDPEPLMARLEQQFPSAVNDVVNLVKHEAQGDAVAHAAQASGLDSAQAAGGKAGKWLIIVLLLAALAAAVAWFLSRPADKADDSKQSLQPMLTEQAASAATPASAALPQPAAASAPQAAPTAITQPVASAPAVVTQPAPPASKPQASAPSAGDATASAATGKISLSAKQAAWISVIDATGKKLQFGTLEAGGSKELSGTPPFQLKIGNAAQVELSFNGQPVALADKIRGTTAKIKLK, encoded by the coding sequence ATGGAACAGGAAGCAAATGACCAGCCTGCCGGCTTTGAGGTCGGTGCGGCGCTGAAAGCAGCGCGCGAGCGGGCCGGCATGAGCCTGGGCGAAGTGGCCGACAGGCTGAAGCTTTCCATCCGCCAACTGGAAGCCATCGAACACGATGATTTCCAGCAATTGCCGGGTGCAACCTTTGTCCGTGGTTTCGTCAGGAATTATGCGCGCTTTCTCCGGGTTGACCCGGAACCATTGATGGCCAGGCTGGAGCAGCAGTTTCCATCGGCAGTCAATGACGTGGTCAATCTGGTCAAGCATGAGGCGCAGGGTGATGCCGTGGCACACGCTGCGCAGGCAAGCGGACTGGACAGCGCACAGGCAGCGGGCGGTAAGGCCGGCAAATGGCTGATCATCGTACTGCTGCTGGCGGCACTGGCTGCTGCCGTCGCCTGGTTCCTGTCGCGGCCCGCCGATAAGGCGGATGACAGCAAGCAAAGCTTGCAACCCATGCTGACGGAACAGGCCGCCTCGGCAGCGACGCCAGCCTCGGCTGCCTTGCCGCAGCCCGCGGCGGCATCCGCGCCGCAAGCCGCGCCAACGGCCATTACGCAGCCGGTTGCATCGGCCCCCGCCGTGGTGACGCAGCCGGCCCCGCCAGCCAGCAAGCCGCAGGCCAGCGCGCCAAGTGCAGGGGATGCCACCGCCAGCGCCGCGACCGGCAAGATCAGCCTCAGTGCCAAGCAGGCAGCGTGGATCTCCGTCATTGATGCCACCGGCAAGAAGCTGCAATTTGGCACGCTGGAAGCAGGTGGCAGTAAGGAGTTGAGCGGTACGCCGCCGTTCCAGCTGAAAATTGGCAATGCGGCCCAGGTTGAACTCAGTTTTAACGGACAGCCGGTAGCGCTGGCCGACAAGATTCGTGGCACTACTGCCAAAATTAAACTCAAGTAA
- the ispG gene encoding flavodoxin-dependent (E)-4-hydroxy-3-methylbut-2-enyl-diphosphate synthase, which yields MNSVNIARRPTRQVRVGHVMVGSAAPVVVQSMTNTDTADAIATVEQVYQLSQAGSELVRITVNSPEAAARVAEIRQRLDDMGCDVPLVGDFHFNGERLLKEYPDCARALAKYRINPGNVGKGAKGDDKFAYMIRTAAELDKPVRIGVNWGSLDQALLARMLDANNRKPQPLPLELVMREALIVSALESADKAMELGLPADNILLSCKVSNVQDLITVYRDLGKRCDFPLHLGLTEAGMGSKGIVASSAALAILLQEGIGDTIRISLTPQPGEARTREVVVAQELLQTMGLRSFTPLVTACPGCGRTTSTFFQELADQIQSYLREQMPIWRLQYPGVEDMKVAVMGCVVNGPGESKLADIGISLPGTGEVPVAPVYVDGQKDVTLKGDNIAAEFMALVNNYVHSRFGEGGSKRREAPAARTIPILPQR from the coding sequence ATGAATAGCGTGAATATCGCGCGACGCCCCACCCGCCAGGTGCGTGTGGGGCATGTCATGGTGGGGTCGGCTGCACCGGTTGTGGTGCAGTCCATGACCAATACCGACACGGCAGACGCCATCGCCACCGTAGAACAGGTTTATCAGTTATCCCAGGCAGGCTCCGAGCTGGTGCGCATTACGGTCAATTCGCCGGAAGCTGCCGCGCGCGTGGCGGAAATCCGTCAGCGCCTGGACGACATGGGCTGTGATGTCCCGCTGGTGGGCGATTTCCATTTCAATGGCGAACGCCTGCTCAAGGAATACCCCGACTGTGCCCGCGCGCTGGCCAAATACCGAATCAATCCTGGCAATGTCGGCAAGGGTGCCAAGGGGGACGACAAGTTCGCCTACATGATCCGCACCGCGGCCGAGCTGGACAAACCGGTGCGCATCGGCGTGAACTGGGGCAGCCTGGATCAGGCGCTGCTGGCACGCATGCTGGATGCCAACAATCGCAAGCCGCAGCCCTTGCCACTGGAACTGGTGATGCGCGAAGCGCTGATCGTGTCGGCACTGGAGTCCGCCGACAAGGCGATGGAGCTTGGTTTGCCGGCAGATAACATCCTGCTGTCGTGCAAGGTCAGCAATGTGCAGGATTTGATCACCGTTTACCGTGATCTGGGCAAGCGTTGCGATTTCCCGCTGCATCTGGGCCTCACCGAAGCCGGCATGGGCAGCAAGGGCATCGTGGCTTCTTCCGCGGCGCTGGCCATTCTGTTGCAGGAAGGCATTGGCGATACTATCCGTATTTCGCTCACGCCGCAGCCGGGCGAAGCACGTACCCGTGAAGTGGTGGTGGCGCAGGAACTGCTGCAAACCATGGGCTTGCGCAGCTTCACCCCGCTGGTGACTGCCTGTCCCGGCTGTGGCCGCACCACCAGCACTTTTTTTCAGGAACTGGCCGACCAGATTCAAAGCTATCTGCGCGAGCAGATGCCCATCTGGCGTTTGCAGTACCCTGGCGTAGAAGACATGAAGGTGGCGGTGATGGGCTGTGTGGTAAACGGTCCGGGCGAAAGCAAGCTGGCCGACATCGGCATTTCGCTGCCGGGCACCGGAGAGGTACCGGTGGCACCGGTCTACGTGGATGGTCAGAAAGATGTCACCCTGAAAGGCGACAATATCGCGGCAGAATTCATGGCGCTGGTGAACAACTATGTTCACAGCCGTTTTGGTGAAGGTGGCAGCAAGCGTCGGGAAGCACCGGCTGCACGCACCATTCCCATCCTGCCGCAGCGCTGA
- the hisS gene encoding histidine--tRNA ligase: protein MAQKLQAIKGMNDVLPAESYQWEYFEGVLRKLLADYGYQNIRTPIVETTPLFVRAIGEVTDVVEKEMYTFVDSLNGDSLTLRPEGTAGTLRAVVEHTLLYNTTQKLWYMGPMFRHEKPQKGRYRQFHQMGIEALGFAGPDIDAEIIAMTADLWQRLGLSQYVRLEINSLGNAEERAAHRKALISYLEGFVDILDEDGKRRLYTNPLRVLDTKNPALQDMANNAPRLSDYLGEASRAHYEGWKAMIGALGIDFVENPRLVRGLDYYNQSVFEWVTTELGAQGTVCAGGRYDGLIEQLGGKPAPGIGFGMGLERVLLLLQDKGLLPAARSVDVYIVQQGDGAAMYAMKLAQQLRSAGLSVIQHLGEGSFKSQMKKADGSGAEFAVIIGENEMAAGQAVVKPMRAEAAQQTVALDQVASTIAAIKA from the coding sequence ATGGCGCAAAAATTGCAGGCAATCAAGGGCATGAATGATGTACTGCCCGCCGAGTCGTACCAATGGGAATACTTTGAAGGCGTACTGCGCAAGCTGCTGGCCGACTATGGCTATCAGAACATCCGCACCCCGATTGTGGAAACCACACCGCTGTTTGTGCGGGCCATTGGCGAAGTGACCGATGTGGTCGAAAAGGAAATGTACACCTTTGTCGACAGCCTCAACGGAGACAGCCTGACGCTGCGTCCGGAAGGTACCGCCGGTACCTTGCGTGCCGTGGTGGAACATACCTTGCTGTACAACACCACGCAGAAGCTGTGGTATATGGGCCCGATGTTCCGTCACGAAAAGCCGCAAAAAGGCCGCTATCGTCAGTTCCACCAGATGGGTATCGAGGCGCTGGGCTTTGCCGGTCCGGATATCGACGCCGAAATCATCGCCATGACTGCCGACCTGTGGCAGCGCCTGGGCCTGAGCCAGTATGTCCGTCTGGAAATCAACTCGCTGGGCAATGCCGAAGAACGTGCCGCTCACCGCAAGGCGCTGATCAGCTATCTGGAAGGCTTTGTCGACATTCTGGATGAAGACGGCAAACGCCGTTTGTATACCAATCCGCTGCGCGTGCTGGATACCAAGAATCCGGCATTGCAGGACATGGCCAATAATGCGCCGCGCTTGTCCGATTATCTGGGCGAAGCCTCACGCGCCCATTACGAAGGCTGGAAGGCCATGATTGGCGCACTGGGCATCGACTTTGTCGAAAACCCGCGCCTGGTCCGTGGCCTGGATTACTACAATCAGTCCGTGTTCGAGTGGGTGACCACCGAACTGGGCGCACAAGGCACGGTATGTGCCGGTGGCCGTTACGATGGCCTGATTGAACAACTGGGTGGCAAGCCTGCACCGGGCATCGGTTTTGGCATGGGTCTGGAGCGCGTGCTGCTGCTGTTGCAGGACAAGGGTTTGTTGCCGGCGGCACGCAGCGTGGATGTCTACATCGTGCAGCAGGGCGATGGTGCCGCCATGTATGCGATGAAACTGGCCCAGCAGTTGCGTAGTGCCGGGCTGTCGGTCATCCAGCACCTGGGTGAAGGCAGCTTCAAGTCACAAATGAAAAAGGCCGATGGCAGCGGTGCAGAGTTTGCCGTCATCATCGGTGAAAACGAAATGGCGGCTGGTCAGGCCGTGGTCAAGCCCATGCGTGCCGAGGCAGCACAGCAAACCGTGGCGCTGGACCAGGTCGCTTCAACCATTGCCGCGATCAAGGCTTGA
- a CDS encoding YfgM family protein, with product MAYDLQEQEQIDSMKAFWQQWGKLIGGAVLAISVAYLGYKGYGYYQAAQASKAAVVFADVEQAAQTQDVAKLKSAAALLQSDYAATAYAADAALLAAKVAFEKNDLATAQTQLSWVVQNVKDEAMVAVAHLRLATIQLDQKHYDAAIAELGQAHPSAFDALFLDLKGDVHAAKGDKAAARDAYKAALAKLVGESPNRQFIQTKLDALGG from the coding sequence ATGGCGTACGACTTGCAGGAACAGGAACAGATCGACTCCATGAAAGCCTTCTGGCAACAGTGGGGCAAACTGATTGGCGGCGCAGTGCTGGCCATCAGCGTGGCCTACCTGGGCTATAAGGGCTATGGCTACTATCAGGCTGCGCAGGCCAGTAAGGCCGCCGTGGTGTTTGCCGATGTGGAGCAGGCTGCGCAGACGCAGGATGTGGCCAAGCTCAAGTCGGCAGCAGCATTGCTGCAGTCCGACTATGCCGCTACGGCCTACGCCGCCGATGCCGCCTTGCTGGCGGCCAAGGTTGCGTTTGAAAAGAACGATCTGGCCACAGCCCAGACCCAGCTTTCCTGGGTGGTGCAGAATGTGAAGGATGAGGCCATGGTTGCCGTGGCGCACCTGCGCCTGGCCACCATTCAGCTGGATCAGAAGCATTACGATGCCGCCATTGCGGAACTTGGTCAGGCTCACCCCAGCGCCTTTGATGCACTGTTCCTTGATTTGAAGGGTGATGTGCATGCCGCTAAAGGCGATAAGGCCGCTGCCCGTGATGCGTACAAGGCCGCCCTGGCCAAGCTGGTGGGGGAATCACCCAACCGCCAGTTCATTCAGACCAAACTCGACGCACTGGGAGGTTAA
- the bamB gene encoding outer membrane protein assembly factor BamB → MRRQLLVTAVLSSFLLAGCASWFESSSAAKPTPLAAIKPIQALNVKWSLSQAASDNAFSPVYANGNVISADASGRIRTVDALSGRVSADVSLKRELSTGVAVAGDTVIVGTQDGKLLAVERSSGKQLWEQTLTSVALEAPQIAAGMVVVRSNDGRLTGFSLADGKQQWSVARTQPQLLVRNTGSMQAVGNEAVMVGLPGGKLDIISPANGNTLWEGVVANPRGATELERITDITSRPVYDAGQVCSVAYQGRVACFDAKSGSLMWARELSSSRGVALDDSKLYVTAEDGSVWAYDRSTGRNLWKTDALKFRNVSGPAMLGRFVLVIDGEGYGHLLSNESGSLVGRVKLGSEGTVAQPLSLGASALVQGQNGRLSLLSIE, encoded by the coding sequence ATGCGCCGCCAATTGCTGGTTACTGCTGTTCTTTCCTCGTTCTTGCTGGCCGGCTGCGCCAGCTGGTTTGAAAGTTCTTCCGCTGCAAAACCCACACCGCTGGCGGCCATCAAGCCTATCCAGGCCCTGAACGTGAAGTGGAGCCTGTCGCAGGCCGCCTCCGACAATGCATTCTCCCCGGTGTATGCCAACGGAAACGTCATCTCGGCTGATGCTTCCGGTCGCATCCGCACCGTGGATGCCTTGTCCGGACGCGTCAGCGCTGACGTTTCCCTCAAGCGCGAGCTTTCCACTGGCGTGGCTGTTGCGGGTGATACCGTGATTGTCGGCACTCAGGACGGCAAACTGCTGGCGGTTGAGCGCAGCAGCGGCAAGCAGTTGTGGGAACAAACCCTCACCAGCGTGGCGCTGGAAGCCCCGCAAATTGCCGCCGGCATGGTAGTGGTGCGCAGCAATGATGGTCGTCTGACCGGCTTCAGCCTTGCCGATGGCAAGCAGCAATGGTCGGTAGCACGCACACAACCACAGTTGCTGGTACGTAATACCGGTTCCATGCAGGCGGTGGGGAATGAGGCGGTCATGGTGGGCCTGCCCGGTGGCAAGCTGGACATCATCAGCCCGGCCAATGGCAACACGCTATGGGAAGGTGTGGTTGCCAACCCGCGCGGTGCCACCGAGCTGGAACGCATCACCGACATCACCAGCCGCCCGGTCTACGATGCCGGGCAGGTATGCAGCGTAGCCTATCAGGGGCGCGTTGCCTGCTTCGATGCCAAGAGCGGTAGCCTGATGTGGGCAAGAGAGCTGTCATCCAGCCGTGGTGTGGCACTGGATGACAGCAAGCTGTATGTCACTGCGGAAGATGGTTCGGTGTGGGCGTATGATCGCAGCACTGGTCGCAATCTGTGGAAAACCGACGCACTGAAATTCCGTAATGTATCTGGCCCTGCCATGCTAGGACGTTTTGTTCTGGTGATCGATGGCGAGGGCTACGGCCATCTGCTGTCCAACGAGAGCGGCAGTCTGGTGGGCCGTGTGAAACTAGGCAGCGAAGGCACCGTCGCCCAACCCCTCTCCCTGGGCGCATCTGCCCTGGTGCAGGGGCAGAATGGTCGCCTGTCGCTGCTGTCGATTGAGTAA